A genomic window from Rhodococcus sp. KBS0724 includes:
- a CDS encoding NUDIX hydrolase, protein MRGDGDGWSVGSDGTRHWGRHGAAGLLLRAPDIDGTPMVLLQHRAAWSHQGGTWALPGGARDSHESTTHAAVREAHEEAGIDSSAVRVRGDVVTMRADSGWTYTTVVADVESPLETVANGESTELRWVREDDVESLPLHPGFHSAWPSLRTSVVTSDAENDGGGARTVVLPGGGFGWTPGDADSVQSGSTQDRSESSRAQA, encoded by the coding sequence ATGCGTGGTGACGGTGACGGTTGGTCGGTCGGATCGGACGGAACTCGGCATTGGGGGCGTCATGGCGCCGCCGGATTGTTGTTGCGTGCCCCTGACATAGACGGAACTCCGATGGTGCTGCTTCAGCATCGCGCGGCGTGGAGCCATCAGGGCGGAACGTGGGCTTTGCCGGGCGGAGCGCGTGATTCGCACGAAAGTACGACGCATGCAGCCGTCCGGGAAGCGCACGAAGAAGCCGGAATCGACTCGTCGGCCGTACGCGTGCGGGGTGACGTGGTCACCATGCGCGCTGACAGTGGATGGACGTATACGACGGTCGTTGCCGACGTCGAGAGTCCACTGGAGACAGTCGCGAATGGTGAGAGCACCGAACTGCGATGGGTTCGTGAGGACGACGTCGAGAGCTTGCCGCTACATCCGGGATTTCATTCGGCCTGGCCGAGTTTGCGAACGTCCGTTGTTACGAGCGACGCGGAAAACGACGGCGGCGGAGCCCGGACGGTCGTTTTGCCCGGCGGCGGTTTCGGTTGGACTCCTGGGGACGCGGATTCCGTGCAGTCGGGGTCTACCCAGGACAGATCGGAAAGTTCACGTGCTCAGGCATAA